A part of Rhopalosiphum maidis isolate BTI-1 chromosome 3, ASM367621v3, whole genome shotgun sequence genomic DNA contains:
- the LOC113559848 gene encoding uncharacterized protein LOC113559848, producing MKCHVYFTVLDDLFNGLENRFNQETLNLIGAIGRLVELKTEEFDIELISRKFVLNSDELEGELRLLRSLPDFVAGPSNKTIHQWLEKLSISKNFVNVNKALKLFTTIPVTSCSCERAFSKLSLVKTKLRSRMSQERLDAMMLIFVEQELASEINYDEVIDEFKHLHPFDRRLEL from the coding sequence ATGAAATGTCATGTTTACTTCACTGTATTAGATGATTTGTTTAACGGTCttgaaaatcgatttaatcaggaaacattaaatttaattggtgCAATTGGTCGTTTAGTAGAACTAAAAACTGAAGAATTTGACATTGAATTAATTTCACGGAAGTTTGTACTTAATAGTGACGAATTAGAAGGTGAATTAAGACTTCTACGTTCTTTGCCCGATTTTGTAGCAGGACcatcaaacaaaacaattcaTCAGTGgttagaaaaattatcaattagtaaaaattttgttaatgtaaataaagcGTTGAAACTTTTTACTACCATTCCTGTGACAAGTTGCTCTTGCGAAAGAGCTTTTTCCAAATTAAGTttggtaaaaacaaaattaagaaGCCGCATGTCGCAAGAAAGATTAGATGCAATGATGTTGATATTTGTAGAACAAGAACTAGCatcagaaataaattatgacgaagtaattgatgaatttaaacatttgcATCCTTTTGACCGAAgattagaattataa
- the LOC113559852 gene encoding uncharacterized protein LOC113559852, which yields MIPTDVPFEFKRLQFPVRLAFAMTINKSQRQSLSVCGINLENPCFSHGQLYVACSRVGKPSDLFIYAPSNQTKNIVYHKALQ from the coding sequence ATGATACCGACTGATGTGCCATTTGAGTTTAAACGACTACAGTTTCCAGTGCGTCTTGCTTTTGCTATGACTATAAACAAGTCCCAGAGGCAATCATTAAGTGTTTGTGGTATTAATCTAGAAAACCCATGTTTCTCACATGGTCAATTGTATGTTGCCTGTTCCCGTGTTGGAAAACCATCAGATTTGTTTATCTATGCGCCAagtaatcaaacaaaaaacatcGTATACCACAAAGCactacaatga